In a genomic window of Acidobacteriota bacterium:
- a CDS encoding thymidine kinase, which translates to MDIVRHKPGAGWIEVITGSMFSGKSEELIRRLRRAQIARQKVQIFKPGIDDRFGDDHITSHSEMRIPSENVSTSRELLERVRPETEVVGIDEGQFFDVELPAVCNTLADQGRRVLVAGLDQDYLGKPFEPMPQLLAIAEYITKTLAICVVCGSPANHTQRLVASSERVLVGASGTYEARCRACFDPRLSGPGTEPASPR; encoded by the coding sequence ATGGACATCGTCCGACACAAGCCGGGGGCGGGCTGGATCGAGGTGATCACCGGGAGCATGTTCAGCGGCAAGAGCGAGGAGCTGATCCGCCGCCTGCGCCGCGCGCAGATCGCCCGCCAGAAGGTCCAGATCTTCAAGCCAGGCATCGACGACCGCTTCGGCGACGACCACATCACGTCGCACAGCGAGATGCGCATTCCCTCCGAGAACGTGTCCACGTCGCGCGAGCTGCTCGAGCGCGTGCGGCCCGAGACGGAGGTGGTCGGCATCGACGAGGGGCAGTTCTTCGACGTCGAGCTGCCGGCCGTCTGCAACACGCTGGCCGATCAGGGGCGGCGCGTGCTCGTGGCGGGCCTCGACCAGGACTACCTCGGGAAGCCGTTCGAGCCCATGCCGCAACTGCTGGCCATCGCCGAGTACATCACCAAGACGCTCGCCATCTGCGTCGTGTGCGGCAGCCCGGCCAATCACACCCAGCGGCTCGTCGCGAGCAGCGAGCGCGTCCTCGTGGGCGCGAGCGGCACGTACGAGGCGCGTTGCCGCGCCTGCTTCGACCCGCGGCTGTCCGGCCCCGGCACCGAGCCGGCTTCGCCCCGCTGA
- the efp gene encoding elongation factor P — protein sequence MPSMPATRLRKGHLIKHNSELCRLLEVQHVTPGNLRGFVRAKMRNVRNGSLIDHRFRSEDVVDKAVLDEREMQYLYNDGTDYFFMDTSSYEQIHLSAEALGDSMQYLLPEATIKVEFFEGAPVGIELPQTVDLRVTDTVPGIKGATASAQVKPATLETGLVVNVPAFVNTGDVVRINTESGEYLSRA from the coding sequence ATGCCTTCCATGCCCGCGACGCGCCTCCGCAAGGGGCACCTCATCAAGCACAACAGCGAGCTCTGTCGGCTGCTCGAGGTTCAGCACGTGACGCCAGGGAACCTTCGCGGGTTCGTGCGCGCCAAGATGCGGAACGTCCGCAACGGGTCGCTCATCGATCACCGCTTCCGGTCGGAGGACGTCGTCGACAAGGCCGTGCTCGACGAGCGAGAGATGCAGTACCTCTACAACGACGGCACCGACTACTTCTTCATGGACACGAGCAGCTACGAGCAGATCCACCTCTCGGCCGAAGCGCTCGGCGACTCGATGCAATACCTGCTGCCCGAGGCGACCATCAAGGTGGAGTTCTTCGAGGGGGCGCCGGTCGGCATCGAGCTGCCGCAGACGGTCGACCTGCGCGTCACCGACACGGTGCCCGGCATCAAGGGCGCGACGGCGAGCGCCCAGGTGAAGCCGGCGACGCTCGAGACGGGGCTGGTCGTGAACGTGCCGGCGTTTGTCAACACCGGCGACGTGGTCCGGATCAACACCGAATCGGGCGAGTACTTGTCGCGCGCCTGA
- a CDS encoding Hsp20/alpha crystallin family protein — MAWDPLHELLHVHNRGSDWRQRAAAGWLPPVDLHETPTAFVMVAELPGFGPADVQVNATVSSLTLSGHRPPPEAPGDQYLRMERGQGPFSRTFEFRDAIDPAGITAEFDRGLLTVTIPKSRTLQSRRIDVR, encoded by the coding sequence ATGGCGTGGGATCCGCTCCACGAGCTCCTTCACGTGCACAATCGCGGCAGCGACTGGCGTCAGCGAGCCGCCGCCGGCTGGCTTCCCCCGGTCGACCTGCACGAGACGCCCACCGCGTTCGTGATGGTGGCCGAGTTGCCCGGGTTCGGTCCGGCCGACGTGCAGGTCAACGCGACGGTCTCGAGCCTCACGCTCTCCGGCCACCGGCCGCCCCCTGAGGCACCGGGCGACCAGTACCTCCGCATGGAACGGGGCCAGGGGCCCTTCTCGCGAACGTTCGAGTTTCGCGACGCCATCGATCCCGCGGGGATCACGGCCGAGTTCGACCGCGGCCTGCTCACGGTCACCATTCCCAAGTCCCGCACGCTGCAGTCGCGCCGCATCGACGTGCGGTGA
- a CDS encoding trypsin-like peptidase domain-containing protein codes for MIRRLLLALVLVSAGLVAGLVLTGRMQSADEVAAVPGRPPADDPTPAALAAPAAQSAAPLGGALPDFSDVAARAVPGVTNISSLQVVRTPNNPFFNDPFFRSFFGDDPDMFGWRERRGESAGSGVIVSPDGYVLTNAHVVGTHMKEITVVLSDRRERSATLVGIDPPTDLAVLKIDGQDLPALPWGDSSRLRVAEWVLAIGNPFQLGQTVTLGIVSAVGRTNVNVADYEDFIQTDAAINPGNSGGALVNRRGELVGINTAIFSQSGGYQGIGFAVPSNLARRVLDDIVRYGEVRRGSIGTLVTVNVTPALAADLQLDNTRGALVWRMRRDSAAYEAGIRPGDVLVSFNRQPIDDASHFLRLLADSPIGSAATIGLQRAGERLEVKVRVEASVAQQPTPQRRRGF; via the coding sequence ATGATTCGAAGACTGCTGCTCGCCCTCGTCCTCGTCTCGGCCGGCCTCGTCGCCGGCCTCGTCCTCACCGGCCGGATGCAGTCGGCCGACGAGGTCGCCGCCGTGCCCGGCAGGCCGCCGGCCGACGACCCGACGCCGGCCGCGCTGGCGGCCCCGGCCGCGCAGAGCGCGGCGCCGCTCGGCGGCGCCCTGCCCGACTTCAGCGATGTCGCCGCTCGCGCCGTGCCCGGCGTGACGAACATCTCGTCGCTCCAGGTCGTCCGCACGCCGAACAACCCGTTCTTCAACGACCCGTTCTTCCGTTCCTTCTTCGGCGACGACCCTGACATGTTCGGCTGGCGCGAACGGCGCGGCGAGTCGGCAGGCTCCGGGGTGATCGTGTCGCCCGACGGCTACGTCCTCACCAACGCGCACGTCGTCGGGACGCACATGAAGGAGATCACCGTCGTGCTCTCCGACCGGCGCGAGCGGTCGGCGACGCTCGTCGGCATCGACCCGCCCACCGACCTGGCGGTGCTCAAGATCGACGGCCAGGACCTGCCGGCCCTGCCCTGGGGCGACTCGTCGAGACTGCGGGTGGCCGAATGGGTACTGGCCATCGGCAACCCGTTCCAGCTCGGTCAGACCGTGACGCTCGGCATCGTGAGCGCCGTCGGGCGGACCAACGTGAACGTGGCCGACTACGAGGACTTCATCCAGACCGATGCGGCCATCAACCCGGGCAACTCGGGCGGCGCGCTGGTGAACCGCCGGGGCGAGCTCGTCGGCATCAACACGGCCATCTTCAGCCAGAGCGGCGGCTACCAGGGCATCGGCTTCGCCGTGCCGAGCAACCTGGCGCGCCGCGTGCTCGACGACATCGTTCGTTACGGCGAAGTGCGGCGAGGGTCGATTGGCACGCTCGTCACGGTCAACGTGACGCCCGCCCTGGCCGCGGACCTCCAGCTCGACAACACGCGCGGCGCGCTGGTCTGGCGGATGCGCCGCGATTCGGCCGCCTACGAGGCGGGCATCCGCCCCGGCGACGTGCTGGTGTCGTTCAACCGGCAGCCCATCGACGATGCCTCGCATTTCCTCAGGCTGCTGGCCGACTCGCCGATCGGCAGCGCCGCGACGATTGGCCTGCAGCGCGCCGGTGAGCGGCTCGAGGTCAAGGTGCGGGTCGAGGCGTCGGTGGCCCAGCAGCCCACGCCGCAACGACGCCGGGGGTTCTGA